ATTTCCAATAATATCGGCAGACACAATAGGATCTTCGGTATATTGCAAAATTCCTTTTAACCGGCCCTGGGCAGCTTCTTTAAAAGCAGCGTTGATCTCTTCCACGCTGGTTGATTTCCTGAGCGTACAGGTCAGGTCGGTAAGCGAGCCATCCGGAACAGGAACCCGGATTCCGGCACCTCCCAGGTTGTTTTTCAGATGAGGAAAAATCCGGGTGGAAGCTTTGGCTGCTCCCGTAGTTGTAGGAACGATCGAATAAGCAGCAGCCCGGCCTCTGCGCCAGTCTTTATGCGGACCGTCCACAATGTTCTGGTCTTTGGTATAAGAATGTACCGTAGTCATAAATCCTTTTTCAATGCCCCAAAGCTCATCCAGAATCATAATCAGCGGCGCCACATTATTGGTGGTACAGGAAGCATTGGAAATAATCACATCCTTTTTGTCAATAATCTGGTCGTTAACGCCCAGCACGACATATTTTACATTTTCGCGTTCACCTTTGGCCGGTGCAGAAATAATGACCTTCCGGGCACCTGATTTTTCCACATGAAGAATGGCTTTGTCGCGTTCAACAAACTGTCCGGTTGATTCGATCACCACATCAATCTTCAGTTTTTCCCAGGGAAGTTTCGACGGATCCGGTTCGTTGAAAACCAGAATCTGATTATCATTTACAATGAGCGCTTTTTCAGTGTGTTGCACTGTTCCCCGAAACGGACCATGCACAGAATCATATTTAAGCAAATGAGCCAGGTTGGCGGTATCCGTCAAATCATTGATGGCTACCACTTCCATATTTTCTTTTTTTTGAAGATTACGAAAGGTAATCCGGCCAATCCGGCCAAACCCGTTAATGGCAATGCGTATTTTATTCATAATGTAAAGCTGTAATTGACAAGACAAATGTATGAAACCACCGGGAAAATGGCGTTCAAACCGGTTCTAAATTGCATAAAAAAGCCCTGCTTTGACAAAAGTCGCCGCAGGGCACGGTAAACAAGTTAATCTGAGCGGTTTATTTTTCAGCTTCTTCTTTTTTTGCAGAAGCGGTATTTTCGATAAGGCCAAGATCACCGTAATCGTCAGTATAACCGTATAAGTTGTCCAGTTTGGTTTTATACAGTTTTTTCAACTGATTTCGTTTCAATTTCAGCGTAGGGGAGAGCTCGCCGGTTTCGGTAGACCATTCACGGCAGGTAAGGGCAAACTTCTTAATCTGACGATGGCGGCCTAAAGTTTGATTAATCCGGTCCACTTCTTCCTGATACCGGGCTAATACTTTGGGATGACGAATCAAATCGGTATTGTCACGGAATTTCACACCATTTTTAAAACACCAGCCGTGCAGATAATGGAAATTCGGGCTGATAATGGCTGCCGCAAATTTTTCCCCTTCGCCTACCACCAGAATTTGCTCAATAAGCGGGGATTCTTTAAAGCGGTTTTCCACAATCTGCGGGGCTACATATTTACCTGTAGAGAGCTTGAAAATCTCTTTTTTACGATCGGTAATCCACAGTACTCCATTTTCTATCTTCCCAATATCACCGGTATGGAACCATCCTTCTTCGTCAATCACTTCTTTGGTTTTTTCCGGATCTTTATAATAGCCTACCATCAAATTGGGGCCTTTCATCAGGATTTCGCCGTCTTCGGCAATTTTCACTTCCACATTCGACAAGACAGGGCCAACACTTCCGGCCTGCATGGTAGGATATTCGCCATAGTTCACCGAAATTACCGGAGACGTTTCTGTTAATCCGTAACCCTGGGCCACAGTAATTCCTACTGCGCTGAACAACTTGGCCAGTCGCGGTTGCAGTGCTGCCCCTCCCGAAATAATCACTTTAATCTCGCCGCCAAGAGCTTCTTTCCATTTACTAAAGATCAGTTTCCGGGCAATCTTCAGTTTAAAGTCATAAGCTTTGCCGCGTTTGGCCGGATCATCTTCATATTCCATTCCCAGGTTAACAGCCCAGTCGAACAGCGAACGTTTTAACCCTTTTAATTCTTTGCCTTTCAGCATGATTTTATCAAAGAGTTTTTCCATCACCCGCGGAACAGTGGCAAAGCCATGCGGATGGACTTCATTCAGGTTTTCACCAATGGTATCGATGCTTTCCACGTAATACACGCCTAAACCTTTTGCCTGGACCAAATAGTTGACTTCGCGTTCCAGTACATGGCACAACGGCAAAAAGCTTAACCAGCGATCACCGGGAACCACCGGTAACAACGGTCTGGATGCATTCACATTGCTCAAAATATTATTGTGGGTTAGCATCACGCCTTTAGAACGTCCGGTAGTACCGGAAGTATAAATAATGGAAAGAAGGTCATCTTTAGAGATGCTGTCTTTAATTTTAGGCAGTTCTTTTTCGTATTTATCTTTGTTTTTCTTCCCCAGTTCCACAATTTCGCTCCAGTGGGGGACACCATTTACTTTATCGTATGTGAATATCTTTTCAATCTTCGGAACTTCGTCGGCCAGTGGTTTTATTTTGTCGTAATATTCTTTGGACGAAAGGATAACGATACGGGCTTCGGAGTGTTCCAGGATGTAACGATGCTCAGCCGGTCCGATATTAGGATAAACCGGAACATGAATCACACCGAGCTGTCCCATCCCCATGTCGGCAAAATTCCATTCCGGACGATTATTGGAGATTGTTAAAATTTTATCTCCTTTTTTAAAGCCCATAGCCAGCAGGCCATAGCTAAAGTAATCGACCATTTCTTTGTATTCATCCGTGCTGAAATTTTCCCATTGTCCGTTTCTTTTCACCGACAAGGCAACTTTCAGATTATTCTCTTTGACATTTTGATCAAGGATGTCAAAATTTCTTTCCAGCTTCATAGGTAATAGTTTTAGGTTAAACTTGTGAATGACGGTTTGTAAATATTTTTTCTATACGCTATCGGTTTTTTAATTGTTGTTTATTTTTTTGCTTTAAACGTCCAGGTAAATTTAAATTCAGAGACCTGATCACCGGCTTCGTCAATTCCAATGGAAACGATGGGCACAGTAACCCCTTCTCCGGTTTCGAGTGTTTTTTTTACGGCATCACGCAGGGCTTCTCCGTCGTTACAGGTAAATGTAACCCGGCTTTGGGCTTTTTTGGTGAATTTTGCCTGCATATCAAAAACCAGCATGGAAACCGGCCGCGGAGCTGCTTTTACTTCAGCAATGGCCATCGCACCGGACGAAAGTTCGGCGGCCATAGACTGTACCGCAAAATAAAGTGACCTGAACGGATTCTTGGTCAGGT
The sequence above is drawn from the Candidatus Sulfidibacterium hydrothermale genome and encodes:
- the gap gene encoding type I glyceraldehyde-3-phosphate dehydrogenase, which codes for MNKIRIAINGFGRIGRITFRNLQKKENMEVVAINDLTDTANLAHLLKYDSVHGPFRGTVQHTEKALIVNDNQILVFNEPDPSKLPWEKLKIDVVIESTGQFVERDKAILHVEKSGARKVIISAPAKGERENVKYVVLGVNDQIIDKKDVIISNASCTTNNVAPLIMILDELWGIEKGFMTTVHSYTKDQNIVDGPHKDWRRGRAAAYSIVPTTTGAAKASTRIFPHLKNNLGGAGIRVPVPDGSLTDLTCTLRKSTSVEEINAAFKEAAQGRLKGILQYTEDPIVSADIIGNTHSAVFDANLTAVLGDKHKLVKVVAWYDNEMGYSSRLVELIEKFV
- a CDS encoding AMP-dependent synthetase/ligase — translated: MKLERNFDILDQNVKENNLKVALSVKRNGQWENFSTDEYKEMVDYFSYGLLAMGFKKGDKILTISNNRPEWNFADMGMGQLGVIHVPVYPNIGPAEHRYILEHSEARIVILSSKEYYDKIKPLADEVPKIEKIFTYDKVNGVPHWSEIVELGKKNKDKYEKELPKIKDSISKDDLLSIIYTSGTTGRSKGVMLTHNNILSNVNASRPLLPVVPGDRWLSFLPLCHVLEREVNYLVQAKGLGVYYVESIDTIGENLNEVHPHGFATVPRVMEKLFDKIMLKGKELKGLKRSLFDWAVNLGMEYEDDPAKRGKAYDFKLKIARKLIFSKWKEALGGEIKVIISGGAALQPRLAKLFSAVGITVAQGYGLTETSPVISVNYGEYPTMQAGSVGPVLSNVEVKIAEDGEILMKGPNLMVGYYKDPEKTKEVIDEEGWFHTGDIGKIENGVLWITDRKKEIFKLSTGKYVAPQIVENRFKESPLIEQILVVGEGEKFAAAIISPNFHYLHGWCFKNGVKFRDNTDLIRHPKVLARYQEEVDRINQTLGRHRQIKKFALTCREWSTETGELSPTLKLKRNQLKKLYKTKLDNLYGYTDDYGDLGLIENTASAKKEEAEK
- a CDS encoding DUF4442 domain-containing protein — its product is MAKTKDFRKLANNPFRLNLFFLKHMPMGILNGLRIVELDEKHASVSVPYNYLTKNPFRSLYFAVQSMAAELSSGAMAIAEVKAAPRPVSMLVFDMQAKFTKKAQSRVTFTCNDGEALRDAVKKTLETGEGVTVPIVSIGIDEAGDQVSEFKFTWTFKAKK